A stretch of Stenotrophomonas indicatrix DNA encodes these proteins:
- a CDS encoding sensor domain-containing diguanylate cyclase, whose translation MRTLSPRLNLGKLILALALLSAVIALANTLLASYRVQRDQLVGNTLEANRVYATKLAETTQNFLLAAQQQLAYAATRLGDSDMDPAQAQDEARRLQLQSSSFNSSLVVANDGRVIATSPQSLQLQGEILRSAGNKAALERRQPMISDPYQSATGKLLISISHPVFDRSGQYRGYVSGTLYLRQRSALNTLLGTHYYRDGSYLYVVDRHGRLIYHNNPKEVGTYALNNPAVKEVMRGQRGAQQVRNNHQVAMLAGYAPVPATGWGIVAQRPTEATLQPLSRLMSAVIWNAIPLGVLSLLITWWFARRISLPLWQLARNVQDGEDTGNAISHVNGIRAWYFEVAQLKQAVLYSFNALQDRIGTLNRASRTDPLTGLLNRRGLQQALEALQAQGLPFAILTLDIDRFKSINDSHGHDVGDAAIVHIAEQMRRHSRETDVLCRAGGEEFLVLLPGVGIEAARQTGERLRQAIADEPFAPVGTITVSLGVAHFPSFHTDPEQALRLADKALYLAKEQGRNRVVVYPHAD comes from the coding sequence ATGCGCACACTGTCTCCCCGGCTCAACCTGGGCAAGCTGATCCTTGCCCTGGCCCTGCTCAGCGCCGTCATTGCCCTGGCCAATACGCTGCTTGCCAGCTATCGCGTGCAGCGCGACCAGCTGGTGGGCAACACCCTGGAAGCCAACCGCGTGTACGCCACCAAGCTGGCCGAGACCACGCAGAACTTCCTGCTGGCCGCGCAGCAGCAGCTGGCCTATGCCGCCACCCGGCTTGGCGACAGCGACATGGATCCGGCCCAGGCGCAGGATGAGGCCCGTCGCCTGCAGCTGCAGTCCAGCAGCTTCAACTCCTCGCTGGTGGTGGCCAACGACGGGCGGGTGATCGCGACCTCGCCGCAGAGCCTGCAGCTGCAGGGCGAGATCCTGCGCAGCGCTGGCAACAAGGCAGCGTTGGAACGGCGCCAGCCGATGATCAGCGATCCCTACCAGTCGGCCACCGGCAAGCTGCTGATCTCGATCTCGCACCCGGTATTCGACCGCAGCGGCCAGTACCGGGGCTATGTGAGCGGCACCCTGTACCTGCGCCAGCGCAGTGCACTCAACACCCTGCTGGGTACGCACTACTACCGCGATGGTTCCTACCTGTACGTGGTGGACCGCCATGGCCGCCTGATCTATCACAACAACCCCAAGGAAGTGGGCACCTACGCGTTGAACAACCCGGCGGTGAAAGAAGTGATGCGCGGCCAGCGCGGTGCGCAGCAGGTGCGCAACAACCACCAGGTGGCGATGCTGGCCGGTTACGCGCCCGTGCCGGCAACCGGCTGGGGCATCGTCGCGCAGCGCCCGACCGAGGCGACGCTGCAGCCGCTGTCACGCCTGATGTCGGCGGTGATCTGGAATGCCATTCCGCTGGGCGTGCTGTCGCTGCTGATCACCTGGTGGTTCGCCCGCCGCATTTCGCTGCCGCTGTGGCAGCTGGCGCGCAACGTGCAGGACGGCGAAGACACTGGCAATGCGATCAGCCACGTCAATGGCATCCGTGCCTGGTACTTCGAAGTGGCGCAGCTGAAACAGGCCGTGCTGTACAGCTTCAATGCGCTGCAGGACCGGATCGGCACGCTCAACCGCGCCAGCCGTACCGATCCGCTGACCGGCCTGCTCAACCGTCGCGGGCTGCAGCAGGCGCTCGAAGCGCTGCAGGCGCAGGGCCTGCCGTTTGCGATCCTGACGCTGGATATCGACCGCTTCAAGTCGATCAACGACAGCCACGGTCACGACGTCGGTGATGCGGCCATCGTGCATATCGCCGAACAGATGCGCCGCCATTCGCGCGAGACCGACGTGCTGTGCCGCGCCGGTGGCGAGGAGTTCCTGGTGCTGTTGCCGGGCGTTGGCATCGAAGCGGCCCGGCAGACCGGCGAGCGCCTGCGCCAGGCCATCGCCGACGAACCGTTTGCTCCGGTGGGCACCATCACCGTGTCACTGGGAGTGGCCCACTTCCCCAGCTTCCATACCGATCCGGAACAGGCACTGCGCTTGGCCGACAAGGCCCTGTACCTGGCCAAGGAACAGGGCCGCAACCGGGTGGTGGTGTACCCGCACGCCGATTGA
- a CDS encoding energy transducer TonB, translating into MRSSLFLALALAVSGGVVLIDTADAQTAREVRRQAEASMTLSGVIDIGREGQVEGFQLDRREKIDVGIADFVDKAVQGWRFDPVLVNGAPVQARTAVRLRLMADNAAEGTMRVRLVDANFSKVDGEREVGTDRVTSNALRGPDYPPQAVTMQGEGTVMLMVKVGRDGRVADVIAEQTNLTVIGTARAMNQLRDILAKASVNSAKRWTFNPPTTGEDKDRDFWTVRVPVRFAFQDSRERYGRWTAYIPGPRQQAPWKTGEETLVAGSDLLPEGGVYMVGRAQEGPRLLTPLG; encoded by the coding sequence ATGCGTTCTTCTCTTTTCCTGGCACTGGCCCTTGCGGTGTCGGGCGGTGTCGTCCTGATCGATACCGCCGATGCGCAGACCGCGCGCGAGGTACGCAGGCAGGCCGAGGCCAGCATGACCCTCAGCGGCGTCATCGACATCGGCCGCGAAGGCCAGGTTGAAGGGTTCCAGCTCGATCGTCGCGAGAAGATCGACGTGGGTATTGCCGATTTCGTGGACAAGGCCGTGCAGGGCTGGCGTTTCGACCCGGTGCTGGTCAATGGCGCGCCCGTGCAGGCACGCACTGCGGTGCGCCTGCGGCTGATGGCCGACAATGCTGCCGAGGGCACCATGCGGGTCCGCCTGGTCGATGCCAATTTCAGCAAGGTGGATGGCGAGCGTGAGGTCGGTACCGACAGGGTGACCAGCAATGCACTGCGGGGACCGGATTACCCACCGCAGGCGGTGACCATGCAGGGAGAGGGCACGGTCATGCTGATGGTCAAGGTCGGCCGCGATGGCAGGGTGGCCGATGTGATCGCCGAGCAGACCAATCTGACCGTGATTGGCACCGCGCGCGCGATGAACCAGCTGCGCGATATCCTGGCCAAGGCCAGCGTCAATAGCGCCAAGCGTTGGACGTTCAACCCGCCCACTACCGGCGAGGACAAGGATCGCGATTTCTGGACCGTGCGCGTGCCGGTGCGCTTCGCCTTCCAGGATTCGCGTGAGCGTTACGGCCGCTGGACCGCGTACATTCCCGGCCCGCGCCAGCAGGCACCGTGGAAGACCGGCGAGGAAACCCTGGTCGCCGGAAGCGATCTGCTGCCCGAAGGCGGTGTGTACATGGTGGGTCGTGCGCAGGAAGGCCCGCGCCTGCTCACCCCGCTGGGCTGA
- a CDS encoding energy transducer TonB, with protein MMRSPLFLAFALAIGSAGALPSTDAAAQSTRAVRATAEASMVLTGNIDVAADGAVSGLVLDQQASIAPAIAAFVDGTIRRWQFEPTLVDGKPVAKHAPLRVRLLGRPGADGSTEVRMTSVDFSEYDDKATDAVTGNQMRPPRYPEAAFRAGAQGEVMLLVKVERDGAVADVIAEQVNMGVVAPEHAMQKMRDMLAKASISEARKWTFTPPTSGGDKGLAFWTVRVPVTFALSDKGSKQPPTPYGRWQAYIPGPRQQAPWRTTDDAAQVGTDLLPAGGVYMVDSATRGLRLLTPLAEQ; from the coding sequence ATGATGCGTTCTCCCCTGTTTCTCGCCTTCGCGCTTGCGATCGGCTCGGCTGGCGCCCTGCCCAGCACCGATGCGGCAGCGCAGAGCACACGCGCGGTGCGTGCCACCGCCGAAGCCAGCATGGTCTTGACCGGCAACATCGATGTCGCTGCAGATGGCGCGGTCAGTGGCCTTGTGCTGGACCAGCAGGCGTCTATCGCACCGGCCATCGCCGCGTTCGTGGATGGCACGATCCGCAGGTGGCAGTTTGAACCTACCCTGGTGGACGGAAAGCCCGTGGCGAAACATGCACCGTTGCGCGTACGTCTGCTGGGCAGGCCCGGCGCCGATGGCAGCACGGAAGTGCGCATGACCAGCGTGGATTTCAGCGAGTATGACGACAAGGCCACCGACGCAGTGACCGGAAACCAGATGAGGCCTCCGCGCTATCCGGAGGCGGCATTCCGCGCCGGCGCACAGGGCGAGGTGATGCTGCTGGTCAAGGTCGAGCGTGATGGTGCGGTTGCCGACGTCATCGCCGAACAGGTGAACATGGGCGTGGTGGCACCCGAGCACGCGATGCAGAAGATGCGCGACATGCTGGCCAAGGCCAGCATCAGCGAGGCCCGCAAGTGGACGTTCACTCCGCCGACCTCCGGCGGGGACAAAGGCCTGGCGTTCTGGACCGTGCGCGTGCCGGTCACCTTCGCGCTGAGCGACAAGGGCAGCAAGCAACCCCCCACTCCTTACGGCCGCTGGCAGGCCTACATTCCCGGCCCACGCCAGCAGGCCCCGTGGCGCACCACCGACGATGCCGCGCAGGTCGGTACCGACCTGTTGCCGGCCGGTGGCGTCTACATGGTCGATAGCGCTACCCGCGGGCTGCGTCTGTTGACTCCGCTTGCCGAGCAATGA
- the aceK gene encoding bifunctional isocitrate dehydrogenase kinase/phosphatase, whose translation MSDPVTATELAPRIAEAIRDGFEQYHARFAAITARARLRFQQRDWAAARHDAVERIALYDQCIAEQMDALRRLAGHAISERALWLQVHAHFSALLQGLIDAELYKTFYNTLSRRLFAIRGVDPEVEFIAFDVEPSDAITHPVARHTYAVSPTRPVEALQRVLADYRFDVPYAHQLRCAAAIAVRLQDDLAHWGDTPVRSIELLDTVFYRERRAYLVGRVFGEHRFSPCVIALVNDDQGLRADAVLTRRRDVAHLFGVSRSYFQADLGTVGDAVVFLRSLLPGKPIDEIYTVLGRAKQGKTERYRTFFRHFNEHPNERLAHAEGTPGMVMAVFTLPSYPLVFKLIRDRFAWPKTMSRQQVEEKYALVFNLDRVGRLLDAQPYRHLRFPRERFAPVLLDELLQQCAQSVRVDGDEVEIALCYVQRRFRPLNLYLREQAGEAVRAAVLDYAQAITDMARNNIFPGDMLPKNFGVSRHGRAVFYDYDELCLVSDCVFRAWPKPSSPEEAMADEPWFHVGPRDVFPERFGPFMGLPAQELAAVREHYRHLFDPAWWQGLQARFAAGDYPDTPPYSAAQRLA comes from the coding sequence ATGTCCGATCCTGTCACTGCAACCGAACTGGCACCGCGCATCGCCGAGGCCATCCGCGATGGTTTCGAGCAGTATCACGCCCGCTTTGCCGCGATCACGGCGCGTGCCCGGCTGCGTTTCCAGCAGCGCGACTGGGCGGCGGCGCGCCACGATGCGGTGGAGCGCATCGCCCTGTACGACCAGTGCATCGCCGAGCAGATGGATGCGCTGCGGCGGCTGGCCGGTCACGCCATCAGCGAACGCGCGCTGTGGCTGCAGGTGCACGCGCACTTCAGTGCCCTGCTGCAGGGCCTGATCGACGCCGAGCTCTACAAGACCTTCTACAACACGCTGTCGCGGCGGCTGTTCGCCATCCGCGGTGTGGATCCGGAAGTGGAGTTCATCGCCTTCGATGTCGAGCCCTCCGATGCGATCACCCATCCGGTGGCGCGCCACACCTACGCGGTCTCGCCGACGCGGCCGGTAGAGGCACTGCAACGGGTGCTGGCCGACTACCGCTTCGATGTTCCGTATGCGCACCAGTTGCGCTGTGCCGCCGCCATCGCCGTGCGCCTGCAGGACGATCTGGCGCACTGGGGCGACACGCCGGTACGCAGCATCGAGCTGCTAGATACCGTGTTCTACCGCGAGCGCCGCGCCTATCTGGTCGGGCGCGTGTTCGGTGAACACCGTTTCTCGCCGTGCGTGATCGCGCTGGTCAATGACGACCAGGGCCTGCGCGCCGATGCCGTGCTGACCCGGCGTCGCGATGTTGCCCATCTGTTCGGCGTGTCGCGCAGCTACTTCCAGGCTGACCTGGGTACGGTTGGCGATGCGGTGGTGTTTCTGCGCAGCCTGCTGCCGGGCAAGCCGATCGACGAGATCTATACCGTGCTCGGACGCGCCAAACAGGGCAAGACCGAGCGCTACCGGACGTTCTTCCGCCACTTCAATGAACACCCGAACGAGCGTCTGGCGCATGCCGAAGGCACGCCGGGCATGGTCATGGCGGTGTTCACCCTGCCCAGCTACCCGCTGGTGTTCAAGCTGATCCGTGATCGTTTCGCTTGGCCCAAGACGATGTCGCGTCAGCAGGTGGAGGAAAAGTACGCCCTGGTGTTCAACCTCGACCGTGTCGGTCGCCTGCTTGACGCACAGCCCTACCGGCATCTGCGTTTCCCGCGCGAACGCTTCGCCCCGGTGCTGCTGGACGAGCTGCTGCAGCAGTGCGCGCAGAGCGTGCGCGTGGATGGCGACGAGGTGGAGATCGCGTTGTGCTACGTGCAGCGTCGCTTCCGGCCATTGAATCTCTATCTGCGCGAACAGGCTGGCGAGGCCGTGCGCGCAGCGGTACTCGACTACGCGCAGGCGATCACCGACATGGCGCGCAACAACATCTTCCCCGGTGACATGCTGCCGAAGAACTTCGGCGTGTCGCGCCACGGCCGTGCCGTGTTCTACGACTACGACGAGTTGTGCCTGGTCAGCGACTGCGTATTCCGGGCCTGGCCCAAGCCAAGCTCTCCGGAAGAAGCGATGGCCGATGAGCCCTGGTTCCATGTCGGTCCGCGCGATGTTTTCCCCGAGCGGTTCGGGCCGTTCATGGGCTTGCCGGCGCAGGAACTGGCAGCGGTGCGCGAGCACTATCGTCATCTGTTCGATCCTGCCTGGTGGCAGGGGCTGCAGGCGCGCTTTGCGGCGGGCGATTATCCGGACACGCCACCGTATTCGGCTGCGCAGCGGTTGGCGTGA
- a CDS encoding KilA-N domain-containing protein encodes MQQMTLIPRMEEGNVIPQRVRDGYISATALCQSVGKRWSDYRSLKSTGEFIEELTLQTGLPEDQLIHVVSGGNAAMQGTWIHPYLAINLGQWLSRKFAVKVSQWVVEWQQGRANAVMPAHIERYMQNRSKVPYTHFSMLNELTLNLIAPLEQAGYTLPQELVPDISEGRLFCKWLRDHKGIDPNTFDTYEHSYPDGRNVQAKLYPNELYEDFRRHFNETWLPLHAPRYFAARDRQALTFVRTLLLPST; translated from the coding sequence ATGCAGCAAATGACCCTGATCCCACGCATGGAGGAAGGCAACGTAATCCCGCAACGGGTACGCGACGGCTACATCAGCGCGACGGCGCTCTGCCAGTCAGTGGGCAAGCGCTGGTCGGACTATCGGTCGCTGAAATCCACCGGTGAGTTCATCGAGGAGCTGACCCTGCAGACCGGCCTCCCGGAGGACCAGCTCATCCATGTGGTGTCCGGGGGCAATGCGGCGATGCAGGGCACCTGGATCCACCCTTACCTGGCCATCAATCTCGGCCAATGGTTGTCGCGAAAATTCGCGGTGAAGGTGTCGCAATGGGTGGTGGAATGGCAGCAGGGCCGGGCGAACGCCGTCATGCCCGCCCACATCGAACGCTACATGCAGAACCGATCGAAAGTGCCCTACACGCATTTCTCGATGTTGAACGAGCTGACCCTGAACCTGATCGCGCCACTGGAGCAGGCGGGCTATACGCTGCCGCAGGAGCTGGTGCCGGACATCTCCGAGGGCCGGCTGTTCTGCAAGTGGCTGCGCGATCACAAGGGCATCGATCCCAACACCTTCGACACCTATGAGCACAGCTATCCAGACGGCCGCAACGTGCAGGCAAAGCTCTATCCGAACGAGCTCTACGAAGACTTTCGCCGGCACTTCAACGAAACCTGGCTCCCACTGCATGCGCCCAGATACTTTGCTGCGCGCGACAGGCAGGCGCTGACGTTCGTACGCACGCTTCTGCTGCCTTCGACATGA
- a CDS encoding roadblock/LC7 domain-containing protein, whose protein sequence is MADGQGAPLPDAQQRERLQPLLQDLQQRVEGVRTVVLASVDGFALVSAGAEGRGERLAAMTSAMLALAAAVGRELALGDLQTLMLEAAGGKVLMLAIQAEGRAPLLLMAACDQRSVIGQVLWQSRECGQAILAELSGS, encoded by the coding sequence ATGGCTGATGGACAAGGCGCGCCGTTGCCGGACGCGCAGCAGCGCGAGCGCCTGCAGCCGTTGCTGCAGGACCTGCAGCAGCGGGTGGAAGGGGTGCGGACCGTGGTGCTGGCCAGCGTCGATGGCTTTGCCCTGGTCAGTGCTGGTGCGGAGGGGCGTGGCGAACGCCTGGCGGCGATGACCAGCGCGATGCTGGCCCTGGCTGCAGCAGTGGGGCGCGAACTGGCACTGGGCGATCTGCAGACGCTGATGCTGGAGGCCGCCGGCGGCAAGGTACTGATGCTGGCCATCCAGGCCGAGGGGCGAGCGCCGCTGCTGCTGATGGCGGCCTGCGACCAGCGCAGCGTGATCGGCCAGGTGCTGTGGCAGAGCAGGGAATGTGGCCAGGCGATCCTGGCCGAACTCAGCGGATCGTGA
- a CDS encoding GTP-binding protein: MREHKVVVLGGMGSGKSTLVRSIAAGAVVDTDVANSDRAGADKASTTVALDYADIDLPNGERLRLYGTPGQQRFDFLWPILLQGARGAVLLLDARRAGVAAELDAYLQVLRPFGPALALVVAVTHLDQVPAAALDDWAERARLDGQPLPLLAVDARDREQGLLLMDVLMSEMEAHALVAAHG, from the coding sequence ATGCGTGAGCACAAGGTGGTGGTGCTCGGTGGCATGGGCAGTGGCAAGTCGACATTGGTACGCAGCATCGCCGCCGGTGCGGTGGTCGACACCGACGTAGCCAACAGCGACCGCGCGGGTGCCGACAAGGCTTCGACCACGGTGGCGCTGGACTACGCCGATATCGACCTGCCCAACGGCGAGAGGCTGCGCCTGTATGGCACGCCTGGCCAGCAGCGCTTTGATTTCCTGTGGCCGATCCTGCTGCAGGGTGCGCGCGGTGCGGTGTTGCTGCTGGACGCGCGCCGTGCCGGGGTGGCCGCCGAGCTGGACGCCTACCTGCAAGTGCTGCGCCCGTTCGGTCCGGCATTGGCCCTGGTGGTGGCGGTGACCCATCTTGACCAGGTGCCGGCAGCGGCACTGGATGACTGGGCCGAGCGCGCCCGGCTCGATGGCCAGCCGCTGCCGTTGCTGGCGGTGGATGCCCGTGATCGTGAACAAGGACTGCTGCTGATGGACGTACTGATGAGCGAAATGGAAGCGCATGCACTGGTGGCCGCACATGGCTGA
- a CDS encoding NADP-dependent isocitrate dehydrogenase, producing MSKILYTLTDEAPFLATQSLLPIVDAYTSTAGIAVETRDISLSGRILSLFPELLSDAQKVNDDLAELGQLATTPDANIIKLPNISASVPQLKAAIKELQDQGYPLPDYPETPADDQQRDYKARYDKVKGSAVNPVLREGNSDRRAPLSVKNYARKHPHRMGAWASDSKSHVAHMDAGDFYGSEKSATLANAGALKITLHGKDGSTVVLKEKTAVKAGEIVDAAVMSRKALAAFIDAQIEDAKSQGVLFSLHLKATMMKVSDPIMFGVVVNEFYKDVLAKHADTLKQAGFDANNGIGDLVARLPSLPEATRAAIEADLQAEYAQRPGLAMVNSDKGITNLHVPSDVIVDASMPAMIRDSGKMWNAEGKLQDTKAVIPDRCYAGVYQAVIDDCRSNGAFNPATMGSVPNVGLMAQKAEEYGSHDKTFQIAADGVVKVTDEAGNVVFEHAVEAGDIWRMCQTKDAPIQDWVKLAVERARLSSTPAVFWLDAARAHDAQVIAKVETYLKDHDTTGLDIRILPPVEATTFSLARIRKGEDTISVTGNVLRDYLTDLFPIMELGTSAKMLSIVPLMAGGGLFETGAGGSAPKHVQQFVEEDYLRWDSLGEFLALAASLEHLGNRYDNAAARVLAKALDEANGQFLDNDKSPSRKLGGIDNRGSHFYIALYWAQALAAQNEDAALQARFAPLAKALADNEQKIVDELIAVQGKAVDIGGYYRSDVAKAAAAMRPSATFNAALEQLRG from the coding sequence ATGTCCAAGATCCTCTACACGCTGACCGACGAAGCACCGTTCCTGGCCACCCAGTCGCTGCTGCCGATCGTCGACGCCTATACCTCCACCGCGGGCATCGCAGTGGAAACCCGTGACATCTCGTTGTCCGGCCGCATCCTGTCGCTGTTCCCGGAACTGCTGAGCGATGCGCAGAAGGTCAACGATGACCTGGCCGAGCTGGGCCAGCTGGCGACCACCCCCGACGCCAACATCATCAAGCTGCCGAACATCTCCGCCTCGGTGCCGCAGCTGAAGGCCGCCATCAAGGAACTGCAGGACCAGGGCTATCCGCTGCCGGATTACCCGGAAACCCCGGCCGACGACCAGCAGCGCGACTACAAGGCGCGCTACGACAAGGTCAAGGGCAGCGCAGTCAATCCGGTGCTGCGCGAAGGCAATTCCGACCGGCGCGCGCCGCTGTCGGTGAAGAACTACGCCCGCAAGCACCCGCACCGCATGGGCGCCTGGGCGTCCGATTCGAAGTCGCACGTTGCGCACATGGACGCGGGTGATTTCTACGGCAGCGAGAAGTCGGCCACCCTGGCCAACGCCGGCGCGCTGAAGATCACCCTGCACGGCAAGGACGGTAGCACCGTCGTGCTGAAGGAAAAGACCGCGGTCAAGGCCGGTGAGATCGTCGACGCGGCAGTGATGAGCCGCAAGGCGCTGGCCGCCTTCATCGATGCGCAGATCGAAGACGCCAAGTCGCAGGGCGTGCTGTTCTCGCTGCACCTGAAGGCGACCATGATGAAGGTCTCCGACCCGATCATGTTCGGCGTGGTCGTCAACGAGTTCTACAAGGACGTGCTCGCCAAGCACGCCGACACGCTCAAGCAGGCCGGTTTCGATGCCAACAACGGCATCGGTGATCTGGTCGCGCGCCTGCCGTCGCTGCCCGAAGCCACCCGTGCCGCCATCGAAGCCGACCTGCAGGCCGAGTACGCGCAGCGTCCGGGCCTGGCCATGGTCAACTCGGACAAGGGCATCACCAACCTGCACGTGCCGAGCGACGTGATCGTCGACGCCTCGATGCCGGCGATGATCCGCGACTCCGGCAAGATGTGGAATGCCGAAGGCAAGCTGCAGGACACCAAAGCGGTCATTCCGGACCGCTGCTATGCCGGCGTGTACCAGGCTGTCATCGACGACTGCCGCAGCAACGGTGCCTTCAACCCGGCAACCATGGGCTCGGTGCCCAACGTCGGCCTGATGGCGCAGAAGGCTGAAGAGTACGGCTCGCACGACAAGACCTTCCAGATCGCTGCCGACGGCGTGGTCAAGGTCACCGACGAGGCCGGCAACGTGGTGTTCGAACACGCCGTGGAAGCCGGTGACATCTGGCGCATGTGCCAGACCAAGGACGCGCCGATCCAGGACTGGGTCAAGCTGGCCGTCGAACGCGCGCGCCTGAGCAGCACCCCGGCCGTGTTCTGGCTGGACGCCGCCCGCGCCCACGACGCGCAGGTCATCGCCAAGGTCGAGACGTACCTGAAGGACCACGACACCACCGGCCTGGATATCCGCATCCTGCCGCCGGTGGAAGCGACCACCTTCTCGCTGGCCCGCATCCGCAAGGGCGAGGACACCATTTCGGTGACCGGCAACGTGCTGCGCGATTACCTCACCGATCTGTTCCCGATCATGGAGCTGGGCACCAGCGCCAAGATGCTGTCGATCGTGCCGCTGATGGCCGGTGGCGGCCTGTTCGAGACCGGTGCTGGCGGTTCGGCACCGAAGCACGTGCAGCAGTTCGTCGAAGAGGACTACCTGCGCTGGGATTCGCTGGGTGAGTTCCTGGCCCTGGCCGCGTCGCTGGAGCATCTGGGCAACCGCTACGACAACGCTGCCGCCCGCGTGCTGGCCAAGGCACTGGACGAGGCCAACGGCCAGTTCCTGGACAACGACAAGTCGCCTTCGCGCAAGCTCGGTGGCATCGACAACCGTGGCAGCCACTTCTACATCGCCCTGTACTGGGCGCAGGCCCTGGCAGCGCAGAACGAAGATGCCGCACTGCAGGCACGCTTTGCTCCGCTGGCCAAGGCGCTGGCCGACAACGAGCAGAAGATCGTTGACGAGCTGATCGCGGTGCAGGGCAAGGCCGTGGACATCGGCGGCTACTACCGTTCGGATGTGGCCAAGGCCGCTGCCGCGATGCGTCCGAGCGCGACCTTCAATGCCGCGCTGGAGCAGCTGCGCGGCTGA
- a CDS encoding LysM peptidoglycan-binding domain-containing protein, whose product MSTEKKADFSGVSGSVDSTAQQVPKADFSGVSASVDSTAEVVSGGTYTVQKGDSLSKIAKQHLGDANAWKKIFEANRDVLDDPDKIFPGQTLKLPPK is encoded by the coding sequence ATGAGTACCGAGAAGAAAGCCGATTTCTCCGGCGTCAGTGGCAGCGTCGACAGTACCGCCCAGCAGGTCCCCAAGGCGGACTTTTCCGGCGTCAGTGCTTCGGTGGACAGTACCGCCGAGGTGGTCAGCGGTGGCACCTACACCGTGCAGAAGGGTGATTCGCTGTCGAAGATCGCCAAGCAGCACCTGGGCGATGCCAACGCCTGGAAGAAGATCTTCGAAGCCAACCGCGATGTGCTCGACGACCCGGACAAGATCTTCCCGGGCCAGACCCTGAAACTGCCGCCGAAGTAA
- the queF gene encoding NADPH-dependent 7-cyano-7-deazaguanine reductase QueF (Catalyzes the NADPH-dependent reduction of 7-cyano-7-deazaguanine (preQ0) to 7-aminomethyl-7-deazaguanine (preQ1) in queuosine biosynthesis), whose protein sequence is MNTPQDSSLGREVSYPSQYDPGLLFPIPRVGARAEIGLDEAALPFVGHDRWHAFELSWLDPRGKPQVAVATVQVPCTSPRLIESKSFKLYLNSLNSTCIDSAEALRERLVADLSACAGAPVQVTFGLPALRESPLGESIDGLEVDIDCYGPPQADYLSANADALVEETLVSALLKSNCPVTGQPDWATVSLRYCGPQIDRAGLLRYLVSYREHAEFHEQCVERIFSEVSARCRPQWLEVEARYTRRGGLDINPWRASPGIAAPAATYRELRQ, encoded by the coding sequence ATGAACACCCCACAGGATTCCAGCCTCGGTCGCGAGGTCAGTTACCCGTCGCAGTACGATCCCGGCCTGCTGTTTCCCATCCCGCGCGTCGGCGCCCGTGCCGAGATCGGTCTGGACGAGGCCGCGCTGCCCTTCGTCGGCCATGACCGCTGGCACGCCTTCGAGCTGAGCTGGCTTGACCCGCGTGGCAAACCGCAGGTCGCCGTCGCCACCGTGCAGGTGCCGTGCACGTCGCCGCGGTTGATCGAATCGAAGTCGTTCAAGCTGTACCTGAACTCCCTCAACAGCACCTGCATCGACAGTGCCGAAGCCCTGCGCGAGCGCCTCGTCGCCGACCTGTCGGCCTGCGCCGGCGCCCCGGTCCAGGTCACGTTCGGCCTGCCGGCGTTGCGCGAATCACCGCTGGGCGAGTCGATCGACGGCCTTGAGGTGGACATCGACTGCTATGGCCCGCCACAGGCGGACTACCTGTCGGCCAACGCCGATGCGCTGGTGGAGGAGACCCTGGTCTCGGCCCTGCTGAAGTCCAACTGCCCGGTCACCGGGCAGCCGGACTGGGCCACTGTCAGCCTGCGCTACTGCGGCCCGCAGATCGATCGTGCCGGCCTGCTGCGCTACCTGGTCAGCTACCGCGAGCACGCGGAGTTCCATGAGCAGTGCGTCGAGCGCATCTTCAGTGAAGTGTCCGCGCGCTGCCGGCCGCAGTGGCTGGAAGTCGAAGCCCGCTATACCCGTCGCGGTGGCCTGGACATCAACCCGTGGCGCGCCAGCCCTGGCATTGCCGCCCCGGCCGCGACCTACCGCGAACTGCGGCAGTAA